A single region of the Chelonia mydas isolate rCheMyd1 chromosome 4, rCheMyd1.pri.v2, whole genome shotgun sequence genome encodes:
- the SPP1 gene encoding osteopontin isoform X1: MKIAVLCLCLISIAFALPVSKSKHHAISESSEDNHDSRSHHSHRHHHQQVHTQSRVRPAKTQELLVPPQQSHFSSEESVENTEQQSLPKPASVSNEDDGDHDDNDSNDTDESDEDIVTYFPTEAPVTTPLTPAVPTRGDNSGRGDSVAYRMRAKAKLVDIYHKEKSSKLYKALGKFIVHDVTEEDDSTPDAESQQVDSSKAPCAACHFPGKFDMSMEWDDRSNIQDISEVNRRSHDKSMENGSQQQLDSVEADSDNSKPDVTEDSHMSNESTEQQQAQTEDLQQVDVVPEVNDSNQTAESTEDTQDHSSIEDNEVIL, translated from the exons ATGAAGATTGCAGTGCTTTGTTTGTGCCTCATCAGCATTGCCTTTGCATTACCA GTGAGTAAATCAAAGCATCATGCCATCTCAGAGAGCTCTGAAGACAACCAT GATTCCAGGAGCCATCATTCTCACAGACATCACCACCAGCAGGTGCATACACAATCACGTGTGAGACCAGCAAAAACACAAGAACTTCTGGTGCCACCTCAGCAG AGCCATTTTTCTTCAGAAGAAAGTGTTGAGAACACAGAGCAGCAG AGCCTTCCCAAACCAGCAAGTGTAAGTAACGAAGATGATGGTGATCATGATGATAATGATTCCAATGATACCGATGAATCAGATGAGGATATTGTCACCTACTTTCCCACTGAAGCCCCAGTAACTACGCCTTTAACTCCTGCCGTCCCCACAAGAGGAGATAATTCAGGCAGAGGAGACAGTGTGGCTTATAGAATGAGGGCAAAAGCAAAGTTGGTAGACATATACCATAAGGAGAAGTCTAGCAAGCTCTACAAAGCTTTGGGAAAG TTCATCGTACATGATGTCACAGAGGAGGATGACAGCACACCAGATGCAGAAAGCCAGCAGGTGGATTCCTCCAAAGCACCGTGTGCTGCATGCCACTTTCCAGGGAAATTTGACATGAGCATGGAATGGGATGACAGAAGTAACATTCAGGACatcagtgaagtcaacaggaggtCACATGATAAGAGTATGGAAAATGGCAGCCAACAGCAGCTTGACAGTGTGGAGGCAGACAGCGACAACAGCAAACCTGATGTCACAGAAGACAGTCACATGAGCAATGAAAGCACAGAACAGCAGCAGGCCCAAACTGAGGACCTGCAGCAGGTTGATGTTgtccctgaagtcaatgacagcaATCAAACTGCTGAGAGCACTGAAGACACACAAGACCATAGCAGCATTGAAGACAATGAAGTCattctttaa
- the SPP1 gene encoding osteopontin isoform X2, with translation MKIAVLCLCLISIAFALPVSKSKHHAISESSEDNHDSRSHHSHRHHHQQVHTQSRVRPAKTQELLVPPQSHFSSEESVENTEQQSLPKPASVSNEDDGDHDDNDSNDTDESDEDIVTYFPTEAPVTTPLTPAVPTRGDNSGRGDSVAYRMRAKAKLVDIYHKEKSSKLYKALGKFIVHDVTEEDDSTPDAESQQVDSSKAPCAACHFPGKFDMSMEWDDRSNIQDISEVNRRSHDKSMENGSQQQLDSVEADSDNSKPDVTEDSHMSNESTEQQQAQTEDLQQVDVVPEVNDSNQTAESTEDTQDHSSIEDNEVIL, from the exons ATGAAGATTGCAGTGCTTTGTTTGTGCCTCATCAGCATTGCCTTTGCATTACCA GTGAGTAAATCAAAGCATCATGCCATCTCAGAGAGCTCTGAAGACAACCAT GATTCCAGGAGCCATCATTCTCACAGACATCACCACCAGCAGGTGCATACACAATCACGTGTGAGACCAGCAAAAACACAAGAACTTCTGGTGCCACC TCAGAGCCATTTTTCTTCAGAAGAAAGTGTTGAGAACACAGAGCAGCAG AGCCTTCCCAAACCAGCAAGTGTAAGTAACGAAGATGATGGTGATCATGATGATAATGATTCCAATGATACCGATGAATCAGATGAGGATATTGTCACCTACTTTCCCACTGAAGCCCCAGTAACTACGCCTTTAACTCCTGCCGTCCCCACAAGAGGAGATAATTCAGGCAGAGGAGACAGTGTGGCTTATAGAATGAGGGCAAAAGCAAAGTTGGTAGACATATACCATAAGGAGAAGTCTAGCAAGCTCTACAAAGCTTTGGGAAAG TTCATCGTACATGATGTCACAGAGGAGGATGACAGCACACCAGATGCAGAAAGCCAGCAGGTGGATTCCTCCAAAGCACCGTGTGCTGCATGCCACTTTCCAGGGAAATTTGACATGAGCATGGAATGGGATGACAGAAGTAACATTCAGGACatcagtgaagtcaacaggaggtCACATGATAAGAGTATGGAAAATGGCAGCCAACAGCAGCTTGACAGTGTGGAGGCAGACAGCGACAACAGCAAACCTGATGTCACAGAAGACAGTCACATGAGCAATGAAAGCACAGAACAGCAGCAGGCCCAAACTGAGGACCTGCAGCAGGTTGATGTTgtccctgaagtcaatgacagcaATCAAACTGCTGAGAGCACTGAAGACACACAAGACCATAGCAGCATTGAAGACAATGAAGTCattctttaa